GGGAGGGGGCGACGCTGAAACCGGAAGTGGTGGTCCAGGCGGATGGCGGGAAGCTGTCGGGTATTTCCGATGAATTCAATCCGTTTCAGAGGACGTGGCGGGTGGCGTTTGATGTGACCCCCGATACGCCTTCAGGGTCTGTGGAACTTCGCGCATTGATTCGAAAGGATGGGGCCCCTTGCACCGAGACATGGAGTTATCGCTGGATGCCATAACCCTGCCCGCTTGGAATCCGGAAGATGGAGCGGCGTGGGATGAGGCGTTTGGTAAGGTTGAAAATTATCTGCGGGCTTGCCGGGTTGCCAGTCGATTGCACCGGGCGCGCCTGACGGCCCTCATTTTGCAGCGCGCCCTGGCTCGCCGGGAGAGCCAGGCCGATGTCCCCCTCGCCACGCTGGCTATTGATGAGGCCCGTGATTTGATTGACCGCTGGATGGCGGGCCTGCTGCCGCCCCGGGAACATGAACGGCCCTATACGATGGCCGAGGGATTCCTGTCGCTCTACCTGTGCGATGCCCCGATGCGGTGGCCCAATGCGTTCCTGAATCCCCAGCAGGAGCCGCCGGGGTTTGCCGACACCCTGCATGCGCGACTGGTGAAGACGGGGCCTGAATTGGAGGTCAGCAGCATGGTGCCGCGGTCGATGGACCGCGGCCTGATCCAGGGCTGGGCAGGTTCGGCCATGGATACCTTTGACCGGCTTCCCATATTGCGGACGTTGTTTGTGTGGACCCTTTTTGCCGTTCTTCTGGTCGTGCTTTTCTGGTATACACGGAGTTAAACGATATGAAGAGCGATTCCCCTTCCATGCCTGTTTCTAAATTGCGCCGGTCCGGCCTGCGACAGGCTTTTTTTTTCACGACCGTGGTGGTGCTGACCGGGGTGGCAACCTGGGTCATGGCGGATATCCTTTGGCGGGGCGGCCTGAGCGGGATCGAGATGGCGGTTCTGTTTTTCTTTGTGCCCCTGTTCGGGATGGTGACGCTGGGGTTCGTTCAGGCCGTGTGCGGGTTTTTCATCCTGTTGCGGAAAAAAGACCCCTTCAGTATTTCCCGGACGGTTCCCGAGGCCATGCCCAGTTTGGCCGAGATGCCTGCCACTGCGATTGCGATTCCCATCTTCAACGAGGATGTCAGCCGGGTTTATGAGGGCCTGCGGACCATCTATCTCGATCTGGTCCGTTCCGGCTATATCAGTCGCTTTGATATTTTTATTCTGAGCGACTCGAATAATCCCAACAAATGGATTGAGGAGGAAGTGGCCTGGATTGACTTGTGCAAGCAGGTCAATGGATTCGGGCGTATTTTCTATCGCAAGCGCCGGCTGGGCTTGAACCGGAAAAGCGGCAATATCAGTGACTTTTTGAGGCGCTGGGGCCGGAAATACCGGTATATGGTCGTGCTGGATGCGGACAGCCTCATGGAGGCCAAGACCCTGGTCAGGCTGGTGCAATTGATGGAAGTCAATCCCCAGACGGGCATCATCCAGACAGTTCCTGCGCCGATACAGGGGCGGACGTTCTTTGCCCGGCTGATGCAGTTTGCGGGCACCCTGTATGGGCCGATTTTCCAGGCCGGGCTGAATTACTGGCAGGCCGGCTGCGGTAATTTCTGGGGGCATAATGCCATTATCCGGGTCGCTCCGTTTATGGAGCATTGCGCGCTTCCCACGTTGACGGCGGGTGCTAATACCCGGTTCATGAGTCACGATTATGTGGAGGCCGCGCTGATGCGCCGGGCCAACTATGAGGTGTGGATGAATTACGAGGTGGGCGGGAGCTTTGAGAACCTGCCCCCCACGCCTCTGGATCACGCCTGTCGTGACCGGCGGTGGTGCCGGGGTAATCTTCAGCACGCCTGGTTGATTACGGCCCAGGGACTGCACCCCATCAATCGCCTGCACCTCTTCCTTGGTATCCTCTCCTATGTCGCCTCCCCCTTATGGTTGATTTTCCTGGCTCTGGGCTCTGTTTCCGCGTGGATGTTCTGGGCGGGGGGGACGGTGCTGACGTTTGACTCCGATGTGGGATTCTCCTCGTTTCTTGATATTGGAGGCGGGCGACTGGCACTGATCATGTTTTTGGTAACCCTCTCGATGTTGACCCTGCCGAAGATCCTGGCGGTGCTTCTGGTGCTTGCAAACCGGGAACGGCGCGCCACCTTCGGCGGGACTTGGCGGGTCATACTGGGGTTCCTG
This is a stretch of genomic DNA from bacterium. It encodes these proteins:
- the mdoH gene encoding glucans biosynthesis glucosyltransferase MdoH is translated as MKSDSPSMPVSKLRRSGLRQAFFFTTVVVLTGVATWVMADILWRGGLSGIEMAVLFFFVPLFGMVTLGFVQAVCGFFILLRKKDPFSISRTVPEAMPSLAEMPATAIAIPIFNEDVSRVYEGLRTIYLDLVRSGYISRFDIFILSDSNNPNKWIEEEVAWIDLCKQVNGFGRIFYRKRRLGLNRKSGNISDFLRRWGRKYRYMVVLDADSLMEAKTLVRLVQLMEVNPQTGIIQTVPAPIQGRTFFARLMQFAGTLYGPIFQAGLNYWQAGCGNFWGHNAIIRVAPFMEHCALPTLTAGANTRFMSHDYVEAALMRRANYEVWMNYEVGGSFENLPPTPLDHACRDRRWCRGNLQHAWLITAQGLHPINRLHLFLGILSYVASPLWLIFLALGSVSAWMFWAGGTVLTFDSDVGFSSFLDIGGGRLALIMFLVTLSMLTLPKILAVLLVLANRERRATFGGTWRVILGFLIEHTLSALMAPVQMLFNSRFVVEILSGRDVPWNPQSRDAGTGIDWEAIISAHMGHTVTGVTWAVIAFLISPVFFWWLSPVTFGLIASIPISAMLSAPGLGKRLRQFRLFTIPIETKPTAVVRHLDKNLRAIRHRMDPPDWLAPHYGIMQVVLDPYLNAAHSSLLRHKPTAGHRVTRDLHELQVRLLAKGPAALNRREQMAVLMNAQAVADLHDQVWRMPESSLSQWWLLAMRHYNTLTDRPQTALYR